In Haliaeetus albicilla chromosome 14, bHalAlb1.1, whole genome shotgun sequence, one genomic interval encodes:
- the LOC138688903 gene encoding cadherin-related family member 5-like isoform X3, with protein MEVWAQGARDRDTEPGVPALLLSPHPGHQGPPPRHWSPVPMAVPSCPALLATCLALQLATAARGDGCSGFGNLFTEIAENSAHGSLVARLPAAGDTGSAGLQLCLAGADAAWFYLDGRSVRLNVSAGRALDREELESPVLMVALTCTEDGFSPVEYRIIVQVLNENDNRPHFQGATVLTHNVSELAAVHSVVFSTQAEDADGDTLMYVIDTASPDARFFRIDLPNSGKVVLARALDFESRQHLEVVVTAVEMNTKERFNASARVRVNVLDGDDQYPQFLPCTPRTHHGLTICTSPIYTANVTEGQLQGGPLSFSPSSVYAEDGDRGLRAAITYSLLAGRESGRFHIDNMTGAITLLRAVESSRSTPAISLSVMASQVNDANKYAVTQAVVRVLAANRHPPRFAHPTYQAFVPAGAREAALLLTFGGHVLALRAHDPDFPEGVNPQVRYSLHPGANHSQLFQVMPNGLLVARADRLRPAQTYRLQVLARDEESGETSNTTVELEVLWPGQAAPRDPSEVGPGRSPLNMGVLAGGLGALLLLTAAILFLIMRAMKKRQRQQETADRAALAIEKHPNSLRWFQPVPASKSSPSPSSLYYPNEGYSEGGEAPPPPPPPPAPAPQPPPAPKPQANSVGRLGGSSGGSPGGSPEGSPPPPPASPSPPRPPSPAEASGGGREVGGSPGSGGRRGGPPGGLPALEEVSEESLEEGAGGDPRVPPTLLQLLEDSIEC; from the exons ATGGAGGTCTGGGCGCAGGGGGCAAGggacagggacacagagccgggggtgccagccctgctcctttccccccaccccggccacCAAGGCCCCCCTCCCCGTCACTGGTCCCCGGTCCCCATGGCGGTACCGTCCTGCCCGGCCCTCCTGGCCACCTGCCTGGCGCTGCAGCTGGCCACAG CAGCCCGGGGTGATGGGTGCAGCGGCTTCGGGAACCTCTTCACGGAGATCGCGGAGAACAGCGCCCACGGGAGCCTGGTGGCCCggctgccggcggcgggggaCACGGGCAGCGCCgggctccagctctgcctggccGGCGCCGACGCCGCTTGGTTCTACCTGGACGGCCGCAGCGTGCGGCTCAATGTCTCGGCCGGGCGGGCCCTGGACCGCGAG GAGCTGGAGTCCCCAGTGCTGATGGTGGCCCTGACGTGCACCGAGGACGGCTTCTCCCCA GTCGAGTACCGGATCATCGTCCAGGTCCTGAATGAGAATGACAACCGGCCCCACTTCCAGGGAGCCACTGTCCTCACCCACAACGTCAGCGAG CTGGCGGCGGTGCACTCGGTGGTGTTCAGCACACAGGCGGAGGACGCGGACGGGGACACGCTGATGTACGTCATCGACACGGCCTCG CCCGACGCCAGGTTCTTCCGCATCGACCTGCCCAACAGCGGGAAGGTGGTGCTGGCGCGCGCCCTCGACTTCGAGAGCAGGCAGCACCTGGAGGTGGTGGTCACCGCCGTG GAGATGAACACCAAGGAGCGGTTCAACGCCTCTGCCCGCGTCCGGGTGAACGTGCTGGACGGGGATGACCAGTACCCCCAGTTCCTGCCCTGCACCCCCCGCACCCACCACGGCCTCACCATCTGCACCAGCCCCATCTACACCGCCAATGTCACCGAGGGCCAGCTCCAG ggggGTCCCCTGAGCTTCAGCCCCAGCTCCGTCTACGCcgaggatggggacaggggctTGAGGGCGGCCATCACCTATTCCCTGCTGGCAG gccggGAGAGTGGCCGCTTCCACATCGACAACATGACGGGGGCCATCACGCTGCTGCGGGCTGTGGAGAGCAGCCGGAGCACCCCCGCCATCAGCCTCAGCGTCAtg GCCTCGCAGGTGAACGACGCCAACAAGTACGCGGTGACGCAGGCGGTGGTGCGGGTGCTGGCCGCCAACCGGCACCCGCCGCGCTTCGCCCACCCGACGTACCAAGCCTTCGTCCCCGCCGGCGCCCGCGAGGCTGCCCTCCTCCTCACCTTCGGCGGCCACGTGCTGGCCCTGCGAGCCCACGACCCCGATTTCCCCGAG ggaGTGAACCCCCAGGTGCGGTACAGCCTGCACCCTGGTGCCAACCACAGCCAGCTCTTCCAGGTGATGCCCAACGGGCTACTGGTGGCCCGCGCTGACCGCCTGCGCCCTGCCCAGACCTACCGCCTGCAg GTGCTGGCGAGGGACGAGGAGTCGGGGGAGACCTCGAACACCACGGTGGAGCTGGAGGTGCTGTGGCCGGGGCAGGCGG ccccccgggACCCCTCGGAGGTGGGGCCAGGCCGGAGCCCCCTGAATATgggggtgctggcaggggggctgggggccctgctgctcctcaccGCCgccatcctcttcctcatcATGAGGGCGATGAAAAAACGCCAGCGGCAGCAGGAGACGGCCGACCGGGCGGCACTGGCTATCGAGAAGCACCCCAAC AGCCTGAGGTGGTTCCAGCCG GTCCCTGCCAGCAAGTCATCCCCGAGCCCCTCCAGCCTCTACTACCCCAACGAGGGGTACAGCGAGGGGGGCgaggccccccccccgccgccaccccccccagccccagccccccagcccccccccgcccccaaaccCCAGGCCAACTCAGTGGGGCGGCTGGGGGGATCctcgggggggtccccaggggggtCCCCGGAGGggtccccgccccccccgccggccagccccagccccccccgcccccccagcccggccgAGGCgtcgggggggggcagggaggtggggggcagccccggctcgggggggcggcggggggggcctCCGGGGGGGCTGCCGGCGCTGGAGGAGGTGAGCGAGGAGAGTTTGGaagagggggcggggggggaccccagggtgccccccaccctgctgcagctgctggaggacTCGATCGAGTGCtga
- the LOC138688903 gene encoding cadherin-related family member 5-like isoform X2 — protein sequence MEVWAQGARDRDTEPGVPALLLSPHPGHQGPPPRHWSPVPMAVPSCPALLATCLALQLATARGDGCSGFGNLFTEIAENSAHGSLVARLPAAGDTGSAGLQLCLAGADAAWFYLDGRSVRLNVSAGRALDREELESPVLMVALTCTEDGFSPVEYRIIVQVLNENDNRPHFQGATVLTHNVSELAAVHSVVFSTQAEDADGDTLMYVIDTASPDARFFRIDLPNSGKVVLARALDFESRQHLEVVVTAVEMNTKERFNASARVRVNVLDGDDQYPQFLPCTPRTHHGLTICTSPIYTANVTEGQLQGGPLSFSPSSVYAEDGDRGLRAAITYSLLAGRESGRFHIDNMTGAITLLRAVESSRSTPAISLSVMASQVNDANKYAVTQAVVRVLAANRHPPRFAHPTYQAFVPAGAREAALLLTFGGHVLALRAHDPDFPEGVNPQVRYSLHPGANHSQLFQVMPNGLLVARADRLRPAQTYRLQVLARDEESGETSNTTVELEVLWPGQAAPRDPSEVGPGRSPLNMGVLAGGLGALLLLTAAILFLIMRAMKKRQRQQETADRAALAIEKHPNVSLRWFQPVPASKSSPSPSSLYYPNEGYSEGGEAPPPPPPPPAPAPQPPPAPKPQANSVGRLGGSSGGSPGGSPEGSPPPPPASPSPPRPPSPAEASGGGREVGGSPGSGGRRGGPPGGLPALEEVSEESLEEGAGGDPRVPPTLLQLLEDSIEC from the exons ATGGAGGTCTGGGCGCAGGGGGCAAGggacagggacacagagccgggggtgccagccctgctcctttccccccaccccggccacCAAGGCCCCCCTCCCCGTCACTGGTCCCCGGTCCCCATGGCGGTACCGTCCTGCCCGGCCCTCCTGGCCACCTGCCTGGCGCTGCAGCTGGCCACAG CCCGGGGTGATGGGTGCAGCGGCTTCGGGAACCTCTTCACGGAGATCGCGGAGAACAGCGCCCACGGGAGCCTGGTGGCCCggctgccggcggcgggggaCACGGGCAGCGCCgggctccagctctgcctggccGGCGCCGACGCCGCTTGGTTCTACCTGGACGGCCGCAGCGTGCGGCTCAATGTCTCGGCCGGGCGGGCCCTGGACCGCGAG GAGCTGGAGTCCCCAGTGCTGATGGTGGCCCTGACGTGCACCGAGGACGGCTTCTCCCCA GTCGAGTACCGGATCATCGTCCAGGTCCTGAATGAGAATGACAACCGGCCCCACTTCCAGGGAGCCACTGTCCTCACCCACAACGTCAGCGAG CTGGCGGCGGTGCACTCGGTGGTGTTCAGCACACAGGCGGAGGACGCGGACGGGGACACGCTGATGTACGTCATCGACACGGCCTCG CCCGACGCCAGGTTCTTCCGCATCGACCTGCCCAACAGCGGGAAGGTGGTGCTGGCGCGCGCCCTCGACTTCGAGAGCAGGCAGCACCTGGAGGTGGTGGTCACCGCCGTG GAGATGAACACCAAGGAGCGGTTCAACGCCTCTGCCCGCGTCCGGGTGAACGTGCTGGACGGGGATGACCAGTACCCCCAGTTCCTGCCCTGCACCCCCCGCACCCACCACGGCCTCACCATCTGCACCAGCCCCATCTACACCGCCAATGTCACCGAGGGCCAGCTCCAG ggggGTCCCCTGAGCTTCAGCCCCAGCTCCGTCTACGCcgaggatggggacaggggctTGAGGGCGGCCATCACCTATTCCCTGCTGGCAG gccggGAGAGTGGCCGCTTCCACATCGACAACATGACGGGGGCCATCACGCTGCTGCGGGCTGTGGAGAGCAGCCGGAGCACCCCCGCCATCAGCCTCAGCGTCAtg GCCTCGCAGGTGAACGACGCCAACAAGTACGCGGTGACGCAGGCGGTGGTGCGGGTGCTGGCCGCCAACCGGCACCCGCCGCGCTTCGCCCACCCGACGTACCAAGCCTTCGTCCCCGCCGGCGCCCGCGAGGCTGCCCTCCTCCTCACCTTCGGCGGCCACGTGCTGGCCCTGCGAGCCCACGACCCCGATTTCCCCGAG ggaGTGAACCCCCAGGTGCGGTACAGCCTGCACCCTGGTGCCAACCACAGCCAGCTCTTCCAGGTGATGCCCAACGGGCTACTGGTGGCCCGCGCTGACCGCCTGCGCCCTGCCCAGACCTACCGCCTGCAg GTGCTGGCGAGGGACGAGGAGTCGGGGGAGACCTCGAACACCACGGTGGAGCTGGAGGTGCTGTGGCCGGGGCAGGCGG ccccccgggACCCCTCGGAGGTGGGGCCAGGCCGGAGCCCCCTGAATATgggggtgctggcaggggggctgggggccctgctgctcctcaccGCCgccatcctcttcctcatcATGAGGGCGATGAAAAAACGCCAGCGGCAGCAGGAGACGGCCGACCGGGCGGCACTGGCTATCGAGAAGCACCCCAACGTG AGCCTGAGGTGGTTCCAGCCG GTCCCTGCCAGCAAGTCATCCCCGAGCCCCTCCAGCCTCTACTACCCCAACGAGGGGTACAGCGAGGGGGGCgaggccccccccccgccgccaccccccccagccccagccccccagcccccccccgcccccaaaccCCAGGCCAACTCAGTGGGGCGGCTGGGGGGATCctcgggggggtccccaggggggtCCCCGGAGGggtccccgccccccccgccggccagccccagccccccccgcccccccagcccggccgAGGCgtcgggggggggcagggaggtggggggcagccccggctcgggggggcggcggggggggcctCCGGGGGGGCTGCCGGCGCTGGAGGAGGTGAGCGAGGAGAGTTTGGaagagggggcggggggggaccccagggtgccccccaccctgctgcagctgctggaggacTCGATCGAGTGCtga
- the LOC138688903 gene encoding cadherin-related family member 5-like isoform X1, which translates to MEVWAQGARDRDTEPGVPALLLSPHPGHQGPPPRHWSPVPMAVPSCPALLATCLALQLATAARGDGCSGFGNLFTEIAENSAHGSLVARLPAAGDTGSAGLQLCLAGADAAWFYLDGRSVRLNVSAGRALDREELESPVLMVALTCTEDGFSPVEYRIIVQVLNENDNRPHFQGATVLTHNVSELAAVHSVVFSTQAEDADGDTLMYVIDTASPDARFFRIDLPNSGKVVLARALDFESRQHLEVVVTAVEMNTKERFNASARVRVNVLDGDDQYPQFLPCTPRTHHGLTICTSPIYTANVTEGQLQGGPLSFSPSSVYAEDGDRGLRAAITYSLLAGRESGRFHIDNMTGAITLLRAVESSRSTPAISLSVMASQVNDANKYAVTQAVVRVLAANRHPPRFAHPTYQAFVPAGAREAALLLTFGGHVLALRAHDPDFPEGVNPQVRYSLHPGANHSQLFQVMPNGLLVARADRLRPAQTYRLQVLARDEESGETSNTTVELEVLWPGQAAPRDPSEVGPGRSPLNMGVLAGGLGALLLLTAAILFLIMRAMKKRQRQQETADRAALAIEKHPNVSLRWFQPVPASKSSPSPSSLYYPNEGYSEGGEAPPPPPPPPAPAPQPPPAPKPQANSVGRLGGSSGGSPGGSPEGSPPPPPASPSPPRPPSPAEASGGGREVGGSPGSGGRRGGPPGGLPALEEVSEESLEEGAGGDPRVPPTLLQLLEDSIEC; encoded by the exons ATGGAGGTCTGGGCGCAGGGGGCAAGggacagggacacagagccgggggtgccagccctgctcctttccccccaccccggccacCAAGGCCCCCCTCCCCGTCACTGGTCCCCGGTCCCCATGGCGGTACCGTCCTGCCCGGCCCTCCTGGCCACCTGCCTGGCGCTGCAGCTGGCCACAG CAGCCCGGGGTGATGGGTGCAGCGGCTTCGGGAACCTCTTCACGGAGATCGCGGAGAACAGCGCCCACGGGAGCCTGGTGGCCCggctgccggcggcgggggaCACGGGCAGCGCCgggctccagctctgcctggccGGCGCCGACGCCGCTTGGTTCTACCTGGACGGCCGCAGCGTGCGGCTCAATGTCTCGGCCGGGCGGGCCCTGGACCGCGAG GAGCTGGAGTCCCCAGTGCTGATGGTGGCCCTGACGTGCACCGAGGACGGCTTCTCCCCA GTCGAGTACCGGATCATCGTCCAGGTCCTGAATGAGAATGACAACCGGCCCCACTTCCAGGGAGCCACTGTCCTCACCCACAACGTCAGCGAG CTGGCGGCGGTGCACTCGGTGGTGTTCAGCACACAGGCGGAGGACGCGGACGGGGACACGCTGATGTACGTCATCGACACGGCCTCG CCCGACGCCAGGTTCTTCCGCATCGACCTGCCCAACAGCGGGAAGGTGGTGCTGGCGCGCGCCCTCGACTTCGAGAGCAGGCAGCACCTGGAGGTGGTGGTCACCGCCGTG GAGATGAACACCAAGGAGCGGTTCAACGCCTCTGCCCGCGTCCGGGTGAACGTGCTGGACGGGGATGACCAGTACCCCCAGTTCCTGCCCTGCACCCCCCGCACCCACCACGGCCTCACCATCTGCACCAGCCCCATCTACACCGCCAATGTCACCGAGGGCCAGCTCCAG ggggGTCCCCTGAGCTTCAGCCCCAGCTCCGTCTACGCcgaggatggggacaggggctTGAGGGCGGCCATCACCTATTCCCTGCTGGCAG gccggGAGAGTGGCCGCTTCCACATCGACAACATGACGGGGGCCATCACGCTGCTGCGGGCTGTGGAGAGCAGCCGGAGCACCCCCGCCATCAGCCTCAGCGTCAtg GCCTCGCAGGTGAACGACGCCAACAAGTACGCGGTGACGCAGGCGGTGGTGCGGGTGCTGGCCGCCAACCGGCACCCGCCGCGCTTCGCCCACCCGACGTACCAAGCCTTCGTCCCCGCCGGCGCCCGCGAGGCTGCCCTCCTCCTCACCTTCGGCGGCCACGTGCTGGCCCTGCGAGCCCACGACCCCGATTTCCCCGAG ggaGTGAACCCCCAGGTGCGGTACAGCCTGCACCCTGGTGCCAACCACAGCCAGCTCTTCCAGGTGATGCCCAACGGGCTACTGGTGGCCCGCGCTGACCGCCTGCGCCCTGCCCAGACCTACCGCCTGCAg GTGCTGGCGAGGGACGAGGAGTCGGGGGAGACCTCGAACACCACGGTGGAGCTGGAGGTGCTGTGGCCGGGGCAGGCGG ccccccgggACCCCTCGGAGGTGGGGCCAGGCCGGAGCCCCCTGAATATgggggtgctggcaggggggctgggggccctgctgctcctcaccGCCgccatcctcttcctcatcATGAGGGCGATGAAAAAACGCCAGCGGCAGCAGGAGACGGCCGACCGGGCGGCACTGGCTATCGAGAAGCACCCCAACGTG AGCCTGAGGTGGTTCCAGCCG GTCCCTGCCAGCAAGTCATCCCCGAGCCCCTCCAGCCTCTACTACCCCAACGAGGGGTACAGCGAGGGGGGCgaggccccccccccgccgccaccccccccagccccagccccccagcccccccccgcccccaaaccCCAGGCCAACTCAGTGGGGCGGCTGGGGGGATCctcgggggggtccccaggggggtCCCCGGAGGggtccccgccccccccgccggccagccccagccccccccgcccccccagcccggccgAGGCgtcgggggggggcagggaggtggggggcagccccggctcgggggggcggcggggggggcctCCGGGGGGGCTGCCGGCGCTGGAGGAGGTGAGCGAGGAGAGTTTGGaagagggggcggggggggaccccagggtgccccccaccctgctgcagctgctggaggacTCGATCGAGTGCtga
- the LOC138688903 gene encoding cadherin-related family member 5-like isoform X5 — translation MEVWAQGARDRDTEPGVPALLLSPHPGHQGPPPRHWSPVPMAVPSCPALLATCLALQLATAARGDGCSGFGNLFTEIAENSAHGSLVARLPAAGDTGSAGLQLCLAGADAAWFYLDGRSVRLNVSAGRALDREELESPVLMVALTCTEDGFSPVEYRIIVQVLNENDNRPHFQGATVLTHNVSELAAVHSVVFSTQAEDADGDTLMYVIDTASPDARFFRIDLPNSGKVVLARALDFESRQHLEVVVTAVEMNTKERFNASARVRVNVLDGDDQYPQFLPCTPRTHHGLTICTSPIYTANVTEGQLQGGPLSFSPSSVYAEDGDRGLRAAITYSLLAGRESGRFHIDNMTGAITLLRAVESSRSTPAISLSVMAVVRVLAANRHPPRFAHPTYQAFVPAGAREAALLLTFGGHVLALRAHDPDFPEGVNPQVRYSLHPGANHSQLFQVMPNGLLVARADRLRPAQTYRLQVLARDEESGETSNTTVELEVLWPGQAAPRDPSEVGPGRSPLNMGVLAGGLGALLLLTAAILFLIMRAMKKRQRQQETADRAALAIEKHPNVSLRWFQPVPASKSSPSPSSLYYPNEGYSEGGEAPPPPPPPPAPAPQPPPAPKPQANSVGRLGGSSGGSPGGSPEGSPPPPPASPSPPRPPSPAEASGGGREVGGSPGSGGRRGGPPGGLPALEEVSEESLEEGAGGDPRVPPTLLQLLEDSIEC, via the exons ATGGAGGTCTGGGCGCAGGGGGCAAGggacagggacacagagccgggggtgccagccctgctcctttccccccaccccggccacCAAGGCCCCCCTCCCCGTCACTGGTCCCCGGTCCCCATGGCGGTACCGTCCTGCCCGGCCCTCCTGGCCACCTGCCTGGCGCTGCAGCTGGCCACAG CAGCCCGGGGTGATGGGTGCAGCGGCTTCGGGAACCTCTTCACGGAGATCGCGGAGAACAGCGCCCACGGGAGCCTGGTGGCCCggctgccggcggcgggggaCACGGGCAGCGCCgggctccagctctgcctggccGGCGCCGACGCCGCTTGGTTCTACCTGGACGGCCGCAGCGTGCGGCTCAATGTCTCGGCCGGGCGGGCCCTGGACCGCGAG GAGCTGGAGTCCCCAGTGCTGATGGTGGCCCTGACGTGCACCGAGGACGGCTTCTCCCCA GTCGAGTACCGGATCATCGTCCAGGTCCTGAATGAGAATGACAACCGGCCCCACTTCCAGGGAGCCACTGTCCTCACCCACAACGTCAGCGAG CTGGCGGCGGTGCACTCGGTGGTGTTCAGCACACAGGCGGAGGACGCGGACGGGGACACGCTGATGTACGTCATCGACACGGCCTCG CCCGACGCCAGGTTCTTCCGCATCGACCTGCCCAACAGCGGGAAGGTGGTGCTGGCGCGCGCCCTCGACTTCGAGAGCAGGCAGCACCTGGAGGTGGTGGTCACCGCCGTG GAGATGAACACCAAGGAGCGGTTCAACGCCTCTGCCCGCGTCCGGGTGAACGTGCTGGACGGGGATGACCAGTACCCCCAGTTCCTGCCCTGCACCCCCCGCACCCACCACGGCCTCACCATCTGCACCAGCCCCATCTACACCGCCAATGTCACCGAGGGCCAGCTCCAG ggggGTCCCCTGAGCTTCAGCCCCAGCTCCGTCTACGCcgaggatggggacaggggctTGAGGGCGGCCATCACCTATTCCCTGCTGGCAG gccggGAGAGTGGCCGCTTCCACATCGACAACATGACGGGGGCCATCACGCTGCTGCGGGCTGTGGAGAGCAGCCGGAGCACCCCCGCCATCAGCCTCAGCGTCAtg GCGGTGGTGCGGGTGCTGGCCGCCAACCGGCACCCGCCGCGCTTCGCCCACCCGACGTACCAAGCCTTCGTCCCCGCCGGCGCCCGCGAGGCTGCCCTCCTCCTCACCTTCGGCGGCCACGTGCTGGCCCTGCGAGCCCACGACCCCGATTTCCCCGAG ggaGTGAACCCCCAGGTGCGGTACAGCCTGCACCCTGGTGCCAACCACAGCCAGCTCTTCCAGGTGATGCCCAACGGGCTACTGGTGGCCCGCGCTGACCGCCTGCGCCCTGCCCAGACCTACCGCCTGCAg GTGCTGGCGAGGGACGAGGAGTCGGGGGAGACCTCGAACACCACGGTGGAGCTGGAGGTGCTGTGGCCGGGGCAGGCGG ccccccgggACCCCTCGGAGGTGGGGCCAGGCCGGAGCCCCCTGAATATgggggtgctggcaggggggctgggggccctgctgctcctcaccGCCgccatcctcttcctcatcATGAGGGCGATGAAAAAACGCCAGCGGCAGCAGGAGACGGCCGACCGGGCGGCACTGGCTATCGAGAAGCACCCCAACGTG AGCCTGAGGTGGTTCCAGCCG GTCCCTGCCAGCAAGTCATCCCCGAGCCCCTCCAGCCTCTACTACCCCAACGAGGGGTACAGCGAGGGGGGCgaggccccccccccgccgccaccccccccagccccagccccccagcccccccccgcccccaaaccCCAGGCCAACTCAGTGGGGCGGCTGGGGGGATCctcgggggggtccccaggggggtCCCCGGAGGggtccccgccccccccgccggccagccccagccccccccgcccccccagcccggccgAGGCgtcgggggggggcagggaggtggggggcagccccggctcgggggggcggcggggggggcctCCGGGGGGGCTGCCGGCGCTGGAGGAGGTGAGCGAGGAGAGTTTGGaagagggggcggggggggaccccagggtgccccccaccctgctgcagctgctggaggacTCGATCGAGTGCtga
- the LOC138688903 gene encoding cadherin-related family member 5-like isoform X4, with protein sequence MEVWAQGARDRDTEPGVPALLLSPHPGHQGPPPRHWSPVPMAVPSCPALLATCLALQLATAARGDGCSGFGNLFTEIAENSAHGSLVARLPAAGDTGSAGLQLCLAGADAAWFYLDGRSVRLNVSAGRALDREELESPVLMVALTCTEDGFSPVEYRIIVQVLNENDNRPHFQGATVLTHNVSELAAVHSVVFSTQAEDADGDTLMYVIDTASPDARFFRIDLPNSGKVVLARALDFESRQHLEVVVTAVEMNTKERFNASARVRVNVLDGDDQYPQFLPCTPRTHHGLTICTSPIYTANVTEGQLQGGPLSFSPSSVYAEDGDRGLRAAITYSLLAGRESGRFHIDNMTGAITLLRAVESSRSTPAISLSVMASQVNDANKYAVTQAVVRVLAANRHPPRFAHPTYQAFVPAGAREAALLLTFGGHVLALRAHDPDFPEGVNPQVRYSLHPGANHSQLFQVMPNGLLVARADRLRPAQTYRLQVLARDEESGETSNTTVELEVLWPGQAAPRDPSEVGPGRSPLNMGVLAGGLGALLLLTAAILFLIMRAMKKRQRQQETADRAALAIEKHPNVVPASKSSPSPSSLYYPNEGYSEGGEAPPPPPPPPAPAPQPPPAPKPQANSVGRLGGSSGGSPGGSPEGSPPPPPASPSPPRPPSPAEASGGGREVGGSPGSGGRRGGPPGGLPALEEVSEESLEEGAGGDPRVPPTLLQLLEDSIEC encoded by the exons ATGGAGGTCTGGGCGCAGGGGGCAAGggacagggacacagagccgggggtgccagccctgctcctttccccccaccccggccacCAAGGCCCCCCTCCCCGTCACTGGTCCCCGGTCCCCATGGCGGTACCGTCCTGCCCGGCCCTCCTGGCCACCTGCCTGGCGCTGCAGCTGGCCACAG CAGCCCGGGGTGATGGGTGCAGCGGCTTCGGGAACCTCTTCACGGAGATCGCGGAGAACAGCGCCCACGGGAGCCTGGTGGCCCggctgccggcggcgggggaCACGGGCAGCGCCgggctccagctctgcctggccGGCGCCGACGCCGCTTGGTTCTACCTGGACGGCCGCAGCGTGCGGCTCAATGTCTCGGCCGGGCGGGCCCTGGACCGCGAG GAGCTGGAGTCCCCAGTGCTGATGGTGGCCCTGACGTGCACCGAGGACGGCTTCTCCCCA GTCGAGTACCGGATCATCGTCCAGGTCCTGAATGAGAATGACAACCGGCCCCACTTCCAGGGAGCCACTGTCCTCACCCACAACGTCAGCGAG CTGGCGGCGGTGCACTCGGTGGTGTTCAGCACACAGGCGGAGGACGCGGACGGGGACACGCTGATGTACGTCATCGACACGGCCTCG CCCGACGCCAGGTTCTTCCGCATCGACCTGCCCAACAGCGGGAAGGTGGTGCTGGCGCGCGCCCTCGACTTCGAGAGCAGGCAGCACCTGGAGGTGGTGGTCACCGCCGTG GAGATGAACACCAAGGAGCGGTTCAACGCCTCTGCCCGCGTCCGGGTGAACGTGCTGGACGGGGATGACCAGTACCCCCAGTTCCTGCCCTGCACCCCCCGCACCCACCACGGCCTCACCATCTGCACCAGCCCCATCTACACCGCCAATGTCACCGAGGGCCAGCTCCAG ggggGTCCCCTGAGCTTCAGCCCCAGCTCCGTCTACGCcgaggatggggacaggggctTGAGGGCGGCCATCACCTATTCCCTGCTGGCAG gccggGAGAGTGGCCGCTTCCACATCGACAACATGACGGGGGCCATCACGCTGCTGCGGGCTGTGGAGAGCAGCCGGAGCACCCCCGCCATCAGCCTCAGCGTCAtg GCCTCGCAGGTGAACGACGCCAACAAGTACGCGGTGACGCAGGCGGTGGTGCGGGTGCTGGCCGCCAACCGGCACCCGCCGCGCTTCGCCCACCCGACGTACCAAGCCTTCGTCCCCGCCGGCGCCCGCGAGGCTGCCCTCCTCCTCACCTTCGGCGGCCACGTGCTGGCCCTGCGAGCCCACGACCCCGATTTCCCCGAG ggaGTGAACCCCCAGGTGCGGTACAGCCTGCACCCTGGTGCCAACCACAGCCAGCTCTTCCAGGTGATGCCCAACGGGCTACTGGTGGCCCGCGCTGACCGCCTGCGCCCTGCCCAGACCTACCGCCTGCAg GTGCTGGCGAGGGACGAGGAGTCGGGGGAGACCTCGAACACCACGGTGGAGCTGGAGGTGCTGTGGCCGGGGCAGGCGG ccccccgggACCCCTCGGAGGTGGGGCCAGGCCGGAGCCCCCTGAATATgggggtgctggcaggggggctgggggccctgctgctcctcaccGCCgccatcctcttcctcatcATGAGGGCGATGAAAAAACGCCAGCGGCAGCAGGAGACGGCCGACCGGGCGGCACTGGCTATCGAGAAGCACCCCAACGTG GTCCCTGCCAGCAAGTCATCCCCGAGCCCCTCCAGCCTCTACTACCCCAACGAGGGGTACAGCGAGGGGGGCgaggccccccccccgccgccaccccccccagccccagccccccagcccccccccgcccccaaaccCCAGGCCAACTCAGTGGGGCGGCTGGGGGGATCctcgggggggtccccaggggggtCCCCGGAGGggtccccgccccccccgccggccagccccagccccccccgcccccccagcccggccgAGGCgtcgggggggggcagggaggtggggggcagccccggctcgggggggcggcggggggggcctCCGGGGGGGCTGCCGGCGCTGGAGGAGGTGAGCGAGGAGAGTTTGGaagagggggcggggggggaccccagggtgccccccaccctgctgcagctgctggaggacTCGATCGAGTGCtga